Proteins encoded by one window of Vibrio panuliri:
- the lptB gene encoding LPS export ABC transporter ATP-binding protein, producing the protein MAILKAEHLAKSYKNRKVVSDVSLAVESGQIVGLLGPNGAGKTTSFYMIVGLVARDEGSISIDGQDISILPMHSRSRMGIGYLPQEASIFRKLSVQDNIMAVLETREELTREERQDKLEDLLEEFHIQHIRESAGMALSGGERRRVEIARALAANPQFILLDEPFAGVDPISVIDIKKIIEHLRDRGLGVLITDHNVRETLDVCEKAYIVSQGHLIAEGTPEDVLNNEQVKQVYLGEQFRL; encoded by the coding sequence ATGGCGATTTTAAAAGCAGAGCACTTAGCCAAGAGCTACAAAAACAGAAAAGTGGTCTCGGACGTTAGCTTAGCGGTTGAGTCTGGGCAAATTGTGGGCCTTCTAGGGCCAAACGGCGCAGGTAAAACAACCTCGTTTTACATGATCGTTGGTCTAGTGGCTCGCGATGAAGGCAGTATCAGCATTGACGGGCAAGATATTAGTATTCTGCCAATGCATAGCCGCTCGCGTATGGGTATCGGTTACCTACCGCAAGAAGCCTCCATCTTCCGTAAACTCTCTGTGCAAGACAATATTATGGCCGTGCTCGAAACTCGTGAAGAGCTCACTCGTGAAGAGCGCCAAGATAAATTGGAAGATTTATTAGAGGAATTCCACATTCAGCACATACGCGAAAGCGCAGGTATGGCACTATCAGGGGGCGAGCGTCGGCGCGTTGAGATCGCACGCGCCTTGGCTGCCAATCCACAGTTTATCTTGCTGGATGAGCCATTCGCTGGTGTTGACCCTATTTCGGTTATCGATATTAAAAAGATCATTGAACATCTCCGTGATCGTGGCTTAGGTGTATTGATTACCGACCATAACGTTCGAGAGACTCTTGATGTATGTGAAAAAGCCTACATCGTAAGCCAAGGACATCTAATTGCAGAAGGTACACCAGAAGACGTACTTAACAACGAACAAGTTAAGCAAGTTTATCTCGGTGAACAATTCCGACTATGA
- the lptA gene encoding lipopolysaccharide transport periplasmic protein LptA, translating into MKLSHLSLIACLFASTQALALSTDREQPVYIDSDSQQLDMQSNQVTFLGDVKLKQGSININADKIVVTRDKADGSIKKIEGYGKLATFSQLTDDGKTLHGEAKELYYDVNQDQLTMIDQAMLAQDDSEIRGNHIRYHISSQKLIADGKQKGDRVQTVLQPQAVQE; encoded by the coding sequence ATGAAACTCTCACACCTTAGTTTAATCGCCTGCTTGTTTGCTTCAACACAGGCTCTAGCGCTGTCGACAGACCGCGAGCAACCTGTGTACATTGATTCAGACAGTCAGCAGCTTGATATGCAGAGCAACCAAGTCACCTTCCTTGGCGACGTAAAACTTAAGCAAGGCAGTATTAACATCAATGCTGACAAGATCGTTGTAACTCGTGACAAAGCAGACGGCTCAATTAAGAAAATTGAAGGCTATGGCAAACTCGCCACCTTTTCACAGTTAACCGATGACGGTAAGACATTGCATGGTGAAGCTAAAGAGCTTTACTACGATGTGAACCAAGATCAGTTAACGATGATTGACCAAGCAATGCTGGCACAAGATGACAGTGAAATTCGTGGTAACCACATTCGTTACCACATTTCATCACAGAAGCTCATTGCTGACGGTAAGCAAAAAGGCGACCGCGTACAAACCGTACTTCAGCCTCAAGCAGTACAAGAATAA
- the lptC gene encoding LPS export ABC transporter periplasmic protein LptC, with product MSLTRIGYLVLIAIIAASGYYLMRDQADYDIQVEPDVELPIFTGQGLVNTSFNAQGVRSYVITSARLNNYASNGDTIFEYPVLKVYQQGSTQEWEITADHGTLSKDHVLVLKSNVLAKNLLPDSGFDTLSTDTISIQLDNRDFWADNQVTLVGPQFETVGQAMKGNFAENTATLYKHVQGRYETLTP from the coding sequence ATGAGTCTCACTCGTATCGGATATTTGGTTTTGATCGCTATTATTGCCGCCTCAGGTTACTACTTGATGCGCGATCAAGCTGATTACGATATACAGGTAGAACCGGATGTCGAACTACCCATTTTTACGGGACAAGGCTTGGTCAACACCTCATTCAATGCACAGGGTGTTCGTAGCTATGTGATAACATCGGCGCGTTTAAACAATTATGCCAGTAATGGCGACACCATTTTTGAATACCCTGTTTTGAAAGTTTATCAACAGGGCAGCACTCAAGAATGGGAGATCACAGCGGATCACGGAACACTTAGTAAAGATCATGTTTTGGTACTGAAAAGCAATGTTCTCGCTAAAAATTTACTACCCGACTCCGGCTTTGACACTTTATCAACTGACACAATAAGCATTCAGTTAGATAATCGAGATTTTTGGGCAGACAACCAAGTCACATTGGTCGGCCCGCAGTTTGAAACCGTCGGTCAAGCGATGAAAGGTAATTTCGCTGAGAATACCGCAACACTCTACAAACATGTACAAGGCAGATATGAAACTCTCACACCTTAG
- the kdsC gene encoding 3-deoxy-manno-octulosonate-8-phosphatase KdsC: MTTKVATLYGQVDTEILEIAKQIKLLICDVDGVFSDGLIYMGNNGEELKTFHTRDGYGVKSLMNAGIEIAIITGRRSQIVENRMTALGISLIYQGQDDKVKAYQDICQKLNIAPEQTGYIGDDLIDWPVMEKVALKVCVADGHPLLAQRANYVTNIRGGHGAVREVCDLILQARNELDVHKGLSI, translated from the coding sequence ATGACGACAAAAGTCGCCACACTTTACGGACAGGTAGACACAGAAATTCTTGAAATCGCTAAACAGATCAAATTGTTGATCTGCGATGTCGATGGGGTGTTTTCTGATGGTCTAATCTATATGGGCAACAACGGTGAAGAGTTAAAAACCTTCCACACTCGTGACGGCTACGGCGTCAAGTCACTGATGAATGCAGGCATCGAGATTGCCATCATCACTGGTCGTCGTTCGCAAATTGTCGAGAACCGAATGACAGCATTGGGTATCTCCCTGATTTATCAGGGACAAGATGACAAAGTGAAAGCTTATCAAGACATTTGCCAAAAACTCAATATCGCACCAGAACAAACTGGCTATATTGGTGATGACTTAATTGACTGGCCAGTGATGGAAAAAGTCGCACTAAAAGTTTGCGTCGCAGATGGGCATCCCCTACTGGCACAGCGAGCAAACTATGTGACTAACATTCGTGGCGGTCATGGTGCCGTACGAGAAGTTTGTGACTTAATTTTGCAAGCTCGAAACGAACTAGACGTGCATAAAGGTTTAAGTATATGA